In the genome of Phacochoerus africanus isolate WHEZ1 chromosome 5, ROS_Pafr_v1, whole genome shotgun sequence, the window CGCTTCTCCTCCCGGCGCTtgcgctcctcctcctcccgcttCGCCCTGAGCTCCACTTCTCTGCGCTCCTGGAACTGGTGTGGTTGAGATCAGACGTCCCGCCCTCCCACCTCCGCCTGACCCTTGATCACCCAAAGACTCCAGCCCCGGATGCCCACTCACTTTATGTTGCAGCTGGAGTTGTTCTAGAATTGGACCCTGAGTCGAAGAGTTAATTGGTATGTCCCAAAGACTGGCCTCACCGCCTGCAGAGGGCAAAGGCAGCTGCAGAAAGGAGCAGACCCCCAGGACCCCACCCATCCACCCCGGACTGCTGGGGGATGAGGGGAGGGGATGTCAAGATTCAGGACACGGCCGAGCAGGGAACTCACTGGCCACAGACCTGACTGTGATGAGGCTGAGGTATGTATGTCCCAGAGGGGGCCCGAGTCTGGCACGGACAAGGACCGATTCATCGTCGGGAGCAAGTTCTGGTCCCCACCCCTGAGAAGCAAAGAAGCACTGATGCTCAGCACCCTAAAGCCATCTCTGGTCGGCACCCCCACCCAGtgtgacacagacacagacacagacacacacacacacagccctggaACACAAAATAGCCCACAGACCTGGGGGGTTTGAGAGCTTGGAGCTGCTGCAGGAATGCggtgagctgctgctgctgcggtgGCGGCAGGTCCCCCAGAGCTGCCTTCTCCCGGAGAGCACACTGCGGGAGCTGGCGGCTGCTGAAATGCAGGCCGGCGTGAGGCAGGCAAGCCATGGGGCCGGCGCTGGCCCTACTGACAATCCCTGCTAAGCGCCCCGTACCTGCTGACCAGCTGAAGAAACtgctggtgctgcagctgctggtacAAGGCCGCTGCCGCGAGTTCCTGTTGCTTCTTCAGTCGCTCCTGGTCCATGTTTCCCTGAGAGAGGGTGAGAGTACCCCTGCGGCTTTGACCTTGTCTTGCTGGGCACCACCCACTGCCATCCATCAGGCTCCTGCCTCCCATCCCTGTTCCGCACCAAGGGGGGGGACACTCCACTCACCAGCAGTGGGGGTGGTGAGGGCCCCGGGGCAAAGGGCACACGACCCCACATCTTGATCACCTCACCCAGTGGCTGGAAGCCCTCATCACAGCCCCGCTTCACAAGCAGGGCCATGGAGAAGTAGCCGGCCTGGAACCACTCTGCCATCTCCTGTGTCGTGAAGGGGCCTGGACCAAGGGAAGGGGCCTGTGGTCAGAAAGGCATGCCTGAGGTGCCCTCAATGAGAATGGTGCTGTCCCAGTGCCCCGGCAGCCCCTCCTGCATGCCCCGGTCCCCATGGCACCTTGGATCTCCCCCTGTGGGTCCTTGTAGAACCACTTCCGGGCTGCGCCGTGGCTGAGGGGGAGGGCCGTGGCAGCTGCCGAGTGGCGCAGGCCCTGGGCCTGTATGGCAGCTGTGAactgctcctcctccagggagctgTCCTGCAGGGAGGCCACGAGCTTCTCTGCCTCCTgggagcccagggagagagggaagtcTCAACCGTCCAATCCCAGCAACATTAGGACAGGACTGGGGCTAAGGTGGGGTGGGGCCAAGAGGTCAGCTTCTGGACACAGCGGGACAGATGGGAAGAGCTTGGAACCGGGGCAAGGAAAGATGGAACAAAGACCCTGTTCCTGCTAGGGAAGGCTCTCTGGAGCCTTCTCAgcaacgcccccccccccgcccccacctgctgcaggtgctTCAAGCCTTCATCATCTTCCAGATCTCCTGGAGGGCCAGGGGGTGAGCCCACACCAGGACTCAGCTGCATACCCCTCGTGTCGTCTCCTAGGAGGAACAAAGAGGGGAAGGTGGGATAAGCAAGTCCAGAGAGGGGGGAGCAACAGCCCCCTACCACTCTTATTCCAGAAAAGGGGGCTCTAATCCTGCTCCCCACAAACAGCCCTTGGTCCCCCTTCCCACAGGGAAGGGGAGCATTTTCCCCACCAGGCCCAGGCTCTAGGGAAAGGGCGGCCCCACCCTCTGGCTACCTTCAGCGGCTGGCAGGTCTTTGTCCACAGCATCATCGCCCTCCCCGTTAGCTCCCCAGAGCGGGCCCAAGGTgggcagtggggatggggagcTGGACTGCTCATCCTGAGGAGGCAGGGGGGTCAGTTCCTTCGTGCCTGAAAGGGAAGGGTAACAACAAGAATTCAAAACCGAAACACTGGAAAGCCTTCACATCGATTTAGCATGAACCCTTCGTTTTCGGCCAGAAGGGCCTCTGAGTGGTGTCCATCCATGTAACTTTGGTCAACACGACGAACGCCAGGGGAACGAACACTGTGAAGCCCGCTCCGCACACCCCCTCTTTCGCCCCTACGGTCATGGACGCGCATCCACATCACGCCGCCACTGACTCAGCACCGTGTTCTACAGGGTCCTTCAGGGACTTCTGAGGGTCATTCCGATTGTCTTGATTTTTATCTGACACTGAGCCTTCTTGACACAGCCGTGCTGCTTCCAGGCTCCTCTCCACACTGGGTCAGCACCCGCTTTTCTCCCGCTGCCCATGGACCTGACCCAAGGCACAAACCCGCAGGCTCACCTGCCTcaggcccctcctcctccagcccttccggcggctcttcctcttcctcctccagcccctggaagTCGAGCTCCTGCTCCTCAGGAATAGGGTCCTTGGGGCCCTTCTGTGTGGGTTGGGGATACAAGGAGGAGGTGAGGGGCAGAGGACAACGAGCGCagggaggaccccccccccccccgaggcaGGATCCCACTGACCTCTGAggaacccccacccccgccagatACCTTGAGGGGCAAGAAGGCCCCGGAGGCGTCGAAGGTGCCCATTTCTTCATCTTCGTCGTCCAGGCACCACTCCGGGAGCCCGTCCTTGTCATCATCAAAGCCGTCGGGCCCTCGGCACCTCCGGAGGTGAgagctgcctcccccaccccgcccctcctcTTCACCACACCCGCCTCGATCCCCTCGCAAATCAAATTCAAACTTTCGACGCCGGTCCCCATGTTCCCGCCAGCCAGCCGAGCGGGGGCCGCCATCTGGATCAGAAAAGTCGGAGAAGGAGAATCAGTATGCCGGTCAAGTCAGGGTCTCCCCTCCTCTGCTGCCCACCAGGACCCCGTGACACAGCTGGCATTTCTGGGACTGCTGGCCCACCTGCCCCGCTCCAGATCTCTCTGCTCCCTGGGCCTGGCTACGGGTGTCCTCCCTCGGAAGTGCTCACGGCCCCCCCGGCCCCAATCTCACCAGGGCTGGCTGAGCGCCAGCGGTCGCCATCTCGCCGGGGTCCTGCCCCGAGTCTCCAGctgccctcttcctcttcctcttgctcCTCCCGGAGAGAACGCCAGTTCTCGCTATCTGAGCGGGCATGCTCCTTCCTcgggccagcccctccctcctcaaaCCCGGATCGTGCTTGGGGTAGGGGAAGACACAGTCAGCAGATGGCAGCCACGGTCCCTGCGAGACTCCTACTATGCACCTTGCCACGCTCCAGGCCCCCTGGCCCCCTGCCTCCCCTAGGAAACATCTCCCACCTGGGGTCACCCCCTTCAGACCTCCCCCAACTCTCAATGACCTCGGGCCCTTGCCACCACCCTCGCCACTCTCCATACCTCCATCCCTCCTGGCTGACTTCTCAAACCGCCTCTCGCCTCTGCAGAAGGAAAGGTGCAGATCAGAGGACAATTCCCTCCCTGACTTCCAGGGGCTCTGCTCACCTTGTCCATTCTGCCCTGAGAGGAGGGGGTGCAGGGGGAGGAAAACTGGGCTTGGGAGGGAGCCCAATCGGGTGCACGGATAATCGGAAGGAAGAGGGTGGGGCCACAGGGGATCAGAGGGCATGGAGAGAGCTCTCTGACCTGGGCTAATGAGTGGGTCTCCCGGTGCCCTCTGATGACAGAGTACCAAGCCTCCCTCCATGGGACCCTGGCCCTAACCCTGGggcctctctctgctctgcctctATGCCACCTGCTTCCAGTCTGCACCTGTCATCCCAACTCTGGCTACGCTGGATCTCCCGGGGGTTTCGGCCAAAGGTCCCATCGCCTTCTTCAATGCTTCTTTGGTAAAAGCAACTGTCACCACGGCCTCGGCCTGGAGAAGGAACGAGATGCACGTGGGAAACCTGCTGGTTCCCCTCTCCGAGTCCTCAAGACCACAGGCCCCACCTCTGCCCGCCGCAGAACATGGCATCACCGCCCTCTACCTCGGCTCCGTGTGCTGCCCCTGCCACGGGAGGTGCCACCTAGGGGGGGACCAGCCCCTTTCCCCATCAGCCTCAGCACAGCCACACTGTTCACTGACAGGGAGAAGTTTCTCTGAGGAGGGAGCCAGGGGTGGGAGTGAGGACCCAAGCACCCGACCAGCCCCACCCCATCCAGAACCACAACCTCCACCACTTCCCTTCCCAACTTCACCCCCCGCTGAGGTGGAGACCCCACGcccacactgcagctgcccaggcctggccccaccTGCTCCTCCTCGGTCAGAGGCTCCAGCGCCAAGGGCTGCAGTGGCTCctcctgcagcacagcagcaaaCTCCTTGTCCTGCAGCTCATCAGGGACCTGCCAATGAGGGCAGGATGGTACTGTGTGGTACACATGCTCCTGAGCCCTCTCCACTGGCCGAGGCCTAGTGGGCAACTGGGCCACACACCCCTCACCGCCCCCTCACCTTGCTCTCCTTGACATAGAGGGCCAGCATCTCCTCTCGCCCGTAGCGATAGTCAGCCAGCTTGTATTTGGGCATGGcaggggacgggggtggggaggccaTACTGCTACCACTAGAAAGGGCCCTCAGCCTGGAAAAAGGACACGAGATGGAGAGAAACAGGAATCTGAGCAGTTCTGTTCTTCTCGGCTTCTCCACACCACCCAAAGCACATATGACTCACCACTCAGGCCCAAAGTTGAGGGTCTCTGCTGCCATCGTGGAGCTAGGTGTGTCCTAGAGGTCGCAGGGGGTGAGCAGGGGAGGGGGTACCTGGCGTTCACTCTCCAAACACCTGCGGAGGCATGGGGGACACTGGGCCTTGGGACAGCACGCCCGAAGAACCCAAGAGGATGAGGAACAGGTCCCCACCTAAGCGGGCACAGTAATGGGTTCTCTAAGGACTCACCCGAGCCAGCCACAGGCCACTCACACCATGAGTTAACCAAAGAGTCACGCTGGGGGGAAacctgggggagaggaggagacaggcagctacagccccTTCCACCTTCTGTAAGGGGATGCCCTCCCTCCGGCCCAGACTCACCTGGCAGCCTTGCCCAGGGAAGCAGGTAGGTCGGGGGCCAAGCTCTCTCAGGAAAAGGGCTGTGCTGGAGTGAACCAGGGTCCCCAAGCAACTGGATGTTGGTCTGACCAGAGCAGTGCCCAAGGAGGGACCTTCACATCTAGGCAAGATCCTTATGGAAAcatgaaaggaagaaacaggagTTAAATTAATGGTCAGACAGacctccctgcctccatccctcctcTGTCCTCGTGGAGCTGCGCACAGCAGCGGGTTATATGGAGCACAGGGGATCAGAGCCCCTGCATGTCCTCCCAGCAGGCCTCCCCAGCGGTCAGCTCACGCAGCAGAGCTGGCTGAGGTGCTGGAGGCATGGCTGAGAACGCCAGGCACCTCTCCATAGCTCAGCACTCTCGCCAAACACCCAGCATTCAGTAAAGGGGTGCCTGAGGAATGCCTGCATgttcagaacaaagaaaaaacacatacgAGGAAGCAAAACACCCACCTGACCCACGAATACTCTAGAAACAAAAAAGGCCAGTTATGAAAAGGGTTAGTAGTTTATCTGGAGCAAAATTACTTCTCTCCTGAAAAAACTCAGGTCTGGCTGCTCAGCAGCTAGAATCCAGAGACTCCGTTTGGGGCGAAATTCTGTACAAGGGGAGCAGGGGGGCTCTATTCCAGGGCCGGAGGTGAGATACACACTGAAGGCTGAGGGCAGGCAAGTCCGGCCAGTGTGCCCAGCGCTCATCTACCAAGGAGGAATCAACACCCAGGCCCCTTCCCTGGGGTCAGGAAGAGCCAGAGCTTCAGTACAAAGAACCAAGAAGGGAACAGTGGCATTACAACACAAGCGAGGAGGAAGGTGCCCTTACCATAAAGCAGAAAGATCAGACTTACTGAGGCTGACAGAAATGGCGACGGCAGCAGTGACCTGCCCCTCTAAGGAACAGTAGAGGCGGCTCTTGGGAGGTGGCTCATCCCTGGTGGTTCCGAGCAGAGGGTGGGAGGGCTTCCCTCACTGGCTGGGGCGGAGGCTGGACTGGAGCGCCTCCCCAGTTCCCATCAACTCCAAGActctgggaaggaaggagggacaaGGGTTTCCACcagagaggcccagagaaggcGGCTCCCACCAGTAGGTGCAGACCAGAGGATGAAGCAAACGCCCCCACTCCCAGACCCCTAGAGCTTCTGGGGCCATCGAGATGCCCTCCCCCAGCAGGGGCAGCTCTTCTACAACAGTCTCAGCTGGACACCTCTGGAGATGGAGCCCGCCACTGCGGACACGGCTGTCAGAGGAGACAAGCCTGGTGCAAAGCTCTTCTTGCCACTGAATTCAAGTAGGCCTCCCAGAACAGTGGAGTAAGGTTAATTCTTTCTAAGCTACAACCCTCACATAATCCGACCAAtaaatgaatcttgaaaacatcagCCAAGTAAAATAcaccagtcacaaaagaacaaatattagaTAACTCCTCTTACGTGAGATTCCTAGGGGAGTCAAATTCAGAGGGAAGTAGACAGTGGGTGCCAGGGCTGTGGGCAAGGAGAGCGGAGATGTTTAATAGGGATCGAGTTTCAAGTGAAATGGGAAGGTAAAAAAGTTCTGCAGATGGGGTGGATGGCTACACAacgtgaatcttttttttttttttccttctctttttagggccacacctgcagcatatgaagttcctgggatgggatcaaatcagagtggcagctgctggcctacactacagccacagtgatgccagatacaagccacatctgtgacctacgctgcagcttttggcaatgccagacccctaacctactgagtgaggccagggatcaaacccacatcctcatggataccagtcgggttcataacctgctgagctacaacagaatcTCCataatgtgaatgtatttaatgttgctgaattgtGTCCTTAAAAACAGCTAAAACAGGGAGTCTCCACcatggcacattgggttaagaatctggctgtaggagttcccaatgtggctcagtggaaacgaatctgaccagtatccatgaggatgcaggtttgactcctggccttgctcagtgggttaagatctggtgttgccatgagctgtggtataggtcacaaacgtggctgggatcccatgttgctgtggctgtggcgtaggctggcagctgcagctccaatttgacccctagcctgggaacttccatataccgcaggagtggccctaaaaaaactaaaaatccgTCTGTAGCAGCTTGAGTagctgtggcagcacaggtttgatccctggcccggcacagtgggttaaaggatctggcactgtgatGAGCTAtagtagatcacagctgtggctcaaattcaatccctggcctgggaacttccatattccatgggcgCAACCATGGAAAAAAAGGGCGGGGGTTAAAATGGTATACATTATATTTTAGCACCactgaaaaaaagatttaagaaaaagaagacacgTGGGGAGAGCTGCTGCATACCTAAGTCACTCCCACTCCAAGAAAAACAGCCCGCTTCCTTCAAACAAACTTAGGAGAGGCTGTTCTGAGTCTTCCAGTTCACCTCAGAAGAGCCCCATCTTCTAAATGGACAGGACGGAAGGGTCCTGTGGGCATGGAAAGCCGctgtggggcagggggacagagaggggaCGACTCACCCTCCCACCCTTCCAGGGAGTGCCAAAGGCGGCTAGCCGCCAGGGGCTTTCCGCTTCCGGCCGTCACCTTCTGTCCTGGTCGTACTGAGGAAATGTGGCTGGCTGGCTCCGGTGTGAGAAGCAGGGAGACTGCGGAGGTGAGAGGGAGCAGAGGAGCAGTAGGTAAGAAAGAGCTCGGCCAGAGGACTGGGTCCCGGAACCTGGTGGCTGCCAGGCTCTTCCACAGGCTGTGAGCAGCACACACACACTAGGGCTTCTAGTGCTCCAAAGAGGCATGCATCTTTTCCACCTGTTTCCTCAAAGCCAGCAGTTCTCAACTGGGGCAGCTGTGCTTCCCATGGCACACCTGGCAACAGCTGGTGGGTGTGACTGGGAAACACTACTGGCACCTCATGATAAGCAGAGACCAGGGATGCTATTAAACATCCTCCAATGCACAGGACAACCCCCAggacaaagaattatctggcccccgAATCCCGACAGTGGTCGAGTTAAGTAACCCCCTGCACCCCTTGGGCAGAGGGGAACGCCTACAGTCTGCTTATGTGGAAGAATGGAAGAcaagagaaacaaaactgactccAGCTCATTCTCCCCTCTGAAGAACAAGGAAATCATTCCCTAATTACACTGTCCCATAAGAGAAATCTGAAATCCTGCCAGGAGGGAAGTCCttgagaaaaggtaaaaaaaaaattgtcttaagtTTCTCTATTACCAACTCTCAACGCCCAGGGTTCTGATCTCTTTCCAATGAAGGAAAAGAGCGGGAGGTGGCAGGCAGGGAACTGGGGACGGTATCCCTTCCGGGCTACCTGGTGGTGTgcttagccccccccccccagccctacCCGCTTCATCTACCCATTCTCCCCCAGGCAGTCTCCTCCTTCTCTAGCCTCTGTATACTCTCACTCCCCTGGCATCTGAATTATTGCTACTAGAAGACTGCCCCCTGCTGGAATCGAGGGGAGAAGACACACACTGGTCCTGGGTGCTCACAACAGGCTTGAGGGAACAGGAGGGGAGCCTGCTCTCTGGGGTTCAGAAATCACAGAAGGAAAAGATCCAGAGAATAGGCAGTCCCAGTACAAACTAAGTTAAGAACATTCCATCACCCCTAAAATTAGCCCAGATCCAGAGCAATGTGCCTTGGCACAGGAAGGCACCACTGTCAAGAGAAGTAGAATCCCAAATTCCCCAACATTTGAGCAACCGCCCAGCCCCAAGCCTGTTGGAGGTTTCTCTGCCCTTTCTCAGGATGGAAAGACTCTCTGCCACGCATGGTCCGAGGTCGGGTGAGAACTCTGAGGCTTAAAAAGGGGTGCAAGCCTGTGTTTCTCCCTGCTGGTCAGTTATCCCGGCTCTGCTCTCTGAGCCATCAGGACCACACCCAGTGGCATGTCTAGCAGTTAacagttttcaaagcactttcacacTTTACCTCATTTGATCCTTCTGCCCACTTGCCCAGACCTGGGCTCCAGTCAGGGAAAACAGGGAAGGGAGCCTCAGCTGCCCCAACAGACCTTGATGTCCCAGACACCAGAGCCAGCCTGGAGAAGGGGCTCATGTGTACCCACAACCACCCCAAACTCACAGGCACACTTTGTGACTTTGAAACCATTTTTAATTCCTTACTAGACTACTAAAAATCCTGCCCAGAGCCACCTCTTCTCACCTCCTCTGCTCTAAAGCGgggctatttctgttttttggggttttttcccccatccCAAACTCCAACCACAGATGTAAAAGCTGGGGCAAACTGGGGTCCTTTAATCCACCAAACCACACACAATACTGACGCATCCATTGGCTGAGAAAACCAGGCCAAGAGTCTTAGAACACAACTCATTTGGCTGTAATCGCCATATGGGACCCTCAAGGCCCCTGGACCCCAGGCCATGGTAGCAACACAAAGCCCAGATCTGCCCCAACTCTGCCCAATGACACACCACCTAGAAAAAACTGAGGCGGGAGTAAGGGTGAGTGGCTCGGACTGCAGGAGTGCACAAGGAACGGTATGCTTGAAGGAGCCAGAGAGAAAACTCACCCTGAGAGCAGCAAAAGGGACCAGCCTGTTGGTACTGATGGTGTTTCAGGTGCAAGGCCAAAGGGCAGGGGCTAAATTGCAAGTGCACATCAGCTCTCAGGGGCAGAGAGATTGTAAAGGCTGATCTTTGGAAAAGCAGCAATGAGAAGCAAGACAGGAGACTGGGTGGATGGAGGAAAGAGCCGGCCAACAAGTACTAGTTGGGCATCTACCTTTCAGGGTCAGGCCGGGCCCTACGATGGACCAGACCTGGAAGCTTACTGGAAATTACAGTAATGACTGGGTAAGATATGAGCCATGAGGATCTTTTTGAAGTGAACTTGAggggaacaaaataaaaaggcaaagtgTGAGGGGCCGTGGCTGGAGAGCTGCTGGATCAGGGGAGATGTGCTGGGAAGGGCCCAGCCTGCTAACAGGAAAGACTAAGGTGTTTCACAAGCCCAGGCAGCCAGGAGGAAGGAGACCCCAATGACCAAGCACTAACGTCGCCTGCTGAAAGGAAATTTAAGCGAAGACCCAGCCGAGGTGCTTTGGTTAAGAAAAAAGGCTTCCACGTTAGCCAAAGTCATGGAACGCTTGGACTTCAAGACCTGCAGGGCCCAGCTAATTTCGATAAGAAGCCAGAGGCACGTTGGGGGCAATCTCCGGGCAGCACCGGGCATTAGGGTCCGGGCCCCCGGCGGAGACTGCgggcggggggaggtggggagcccGGGCCGAGCTTCCGAGGGGCAGGACGACGACCGTTAGGAGCGCGGGGGTGGGAAGGAGGCGGCCCGGCCGGGGAGGACGGCGTGCCCTTCAGAGAGGGGGCGCCAGGTGCGTGGGGCGCGGGCGGCCGCCCCCGGGAGCGAGCCGGCCTCTCCTGGGGCGGCGCGGGGGGCCTGGCCCGCGCGGGGGGAGGGTCCGGCGGGGAGGGCCGGAGGGCGGGCGCACCCGGGGGCGGCGGCCTCgggaggaggcgggggagggTCCGTGCCGGCGGCCCGCGCTCCCGCTCAGCCTCTCGCAGGCTCGGCGCGGCCGCCTCGGCGTCGGGGGCGGGCCTTGGCCGGGGCCCGGCCGCCAGTCGGGGTCCCCGGGGCCGCCGAGCGCTTACCGCGGCTGGCGGGCTGCGCGAGGCTCCGGTCCCGGGGCGTTGGCGACGCGCGGCGGgccggggggcggcggcggcgggggagggggcgctggCGCTCCCGCGGCGGCCGCTCCTCTCTGTTTGTGTTTGTAGCAAGATGGCTGCCCGCCTCGCACCACGTGACGCGGACGCGGGGCCGCGGGgccgccccctccgcccccgccgccgccgcccccgcccccctccgcGGCTCCGGCCCGCTGCGATCCGTAAGGCCTGGCGCGCTCCCCGCGTGCCCGGCGGGCGGGGCCCGGACGCCCGCCGCCCCCGAACCCCCCCCCGGCACGTGACCCCGGAGCCCGGTTCCTCACGTGACACTGTCTGCTGCGGGCCGGGGGTGTCCCCGGGGCTGCCCGGGGACCCCCCCCGGCACGTGATGCGCGACCATCGCCGGCCCCCGGGCGGTTGGCTTCCTCCGGGAAGCCCGCCTGGATTGAAGGGGAACCCATACAACCCAGAGGTGTGTTCATCAGACATCTGGGACATATGAAATAACGGGGAACCTAATGCCTTAGAAACAATTCGAGGCAACGCTGGCTGGTGAGACCTGGAGTTTCTCTCTGGCTCCCCTGCCAACTAGCCACCTAGACGTCGAGGGCGTTGGACTTGACGCTTTCTGGCctcaatttctgttttatagttaGATATTGAagctctcctcccttcccaggcCCCCATTCCATGCCCTTCCCGGAGTgctcaaagaatgaaaagaaatgaatgcaaaAGGCTTTGAAAAGAGTGAAAGTACTATGCAAATATGAGAAGTAAATTGACACTTCCTTTGTTGAAAAAGGAGGTTTTCAAAAATgagttttctgattctttttgaACTTTTTAGGATAAAAGAGTTTGGTGtgtattttaaccattttctttGGAAGTTACCTCGCAGACTTTCTAACACAACCGATACCAAAAACAATATAATTCTCGGGACAGGGAAAGGTAAATTCAGACCTGGAGCTTGAGTCCCCTGTGTTGTGCCAAAACGGAGCACACAACTCCAAGGCTACCAGGAAGGGCCTTTGTTCTTGCACCGAGTAAACCCCAGGCTTCTATGCACTTGCAGTTTTAGTGTCTGCTTTTTTTCAATTCACTTGATTTTTCTTGCAGTCAGGATTCCTGCCTCTGTTGTCAGTGCAGCTGCTTGCTCACAGGCTGCAGAAAGCAGTTGTTTAAAGCGAGGGCTTGTGTACTGGTTCCATCCATTCctgtctgtggccttgggcaccTTTACTAATCTCTGAGTCTCTGGATTGCATGGTAGGTAAAGCACttaacacagtgcttggcacagagcaaGCACTCCATACTTGTTAGCTAGTAGGGGCTTCTGGGTCCATGATGTTCAGATTGTTAACCCTATATGAAAACAGATCAACATAATCCAATCTTGGGTCAAGTTCTTTACCTGGAATAGAGTTTTTAAGTTTATGACAGCTGGTTTTTCTTGCTtgaaagcttttgtttttttaactttcctaGATTGTGTCCTGGGCAGTTAAAGATAACAGCCGCCTATCTTCTGAAGGAATAAGATCTTAGCATGTTTTAATTGTTAATTAACAAATGTGAGATTGTAAATTATGGTGGAGAAATGGTAAAGGGGTAGGGGGAAAGGGGGCACTTCTGTGACGTGGAAGCAGTCAGGGACAGTGGTAGCCTATGCTGAGCTGGAAGGAAGGGCAGGATTTGGGTGGAAAAAAATGAGCATCAGCTTTAGAATTCTGACGGTCCAGGCTGATGGGAGAAGAGGACCTGGATTGCTCGTTGGGtgaaaaatgaagtaaaacttCAGTAAAGGGCTTTGAATGCTCTCAggaaaatgtttttggttttttttttcattgtgcctggggcatgtggaagttcctgggccacagatcaaacccaagccacggcagtgacagcactgatccttaacccactaggccaccagggaactccaggaaaatgttTTTGATTGGAGAGTACCTACTAGATGCATTGTGTCAGGGAGAGCACGCTGGACTCCAGGGTAGAAGACTGGAGTTTCCCAGGTACCAGTTTGTGGTCCTGGTCAAGTAATTTCCCCCGACCATAAAGTGGGAATGCCTCTGTTGATGATGACACTGTGGAAA includes:
- the GIGYF1 gene encoding GRB10-interacting GYF protein 1 isoform X5 — its product is MAAETLNFGPEWLRALSSGSSMASPPPSPAMPKYKLADYRYGREEMLALYVKESKVPDELQDKEFAAVLQEEPLQPLALEPLTEEEQRNFSLSVNSVAVLRLMGKGAGPPLGGTSRGRGSTRSRGRGRGDSCFYQRSIEEGDGTFGRNPREIQRSQSWDDRGERRFEKSARRDGARSGFEEGGAGPRKEHARSDSENWRSLREEQEEEEEGSWRLGAGPRRDGDRWRSASPDGGPRSAGWREHGDRRRKFEFDLRGDRGGCGEEEGRGGGGSSHLRRCRGPDGFDDDKDGLPEWCLDDEDEEMGTFDASGAFLPLKKGPKDPIPEEQELDFQGLEEEEEEPPEGLEEEGPEAGTKELTPLPPQDEQSSSPSPLPTLGPLWGANGEGDDAVDKDLPAAEGDDTRGMQLSPGVGSPPGPPGDLEDDEGLKHLQQEAEKLVASLQDSSLEEEQFTAAIQAQGLRHSAAATALPLSHGAARKWFYKDPQGEIQGPFTTQEMAEWFQAGYFSMALLVKRGCDEGFQPLGEVIKMWGRVPFAPGPSPPPLLGNMDQERLKKQQELAAAALYQQLQHQQFLQLVSSRQLPQCALREKAALGDLPPPQQQQLTAFLQQLQALKPPRGGDQNLLPTMNRSLSVPDSGPLWDIHTSASSQSGGEASLWDIPINSSTQGPILEQLQLQHKFQERREVELRAKREEEERKRREEKRRQQQQEEQKRRQEEEELFRRKQVRQQELLLKLLQQQQAVAAVPTPPAPSSPPPLWAGLAKQGLSMKTLLELQLEGERQMHKQPPPREPSRAQAPNHRVQLGGLGTAPLNQWVSEAGPLWGGPDKSGGSSGLGLWEDTLKSSGSLARSLGLKNSRSSPSLSDSYSHLSGRPVRKKTEEEEKLLKLLQGIPRPQDGFTQWCEQMLHTLSTTGSLDVPMAVAILKEVESPYDVHDYIRSCLGDTLEAKEFAKQFLERRAKQKASQQRQQQQEAWLSSGSLQTAFQTNHSTKLGPGEGSKAKRRALMLHSDPSILGYSLHGPSGEIESVDDY
- the GIGYF1 gene encoding GRB10-interacting GYF protein 1 isoform X3, encoding MAAETLNFGPEWLRALSSGSSMASPPPSPAMPKYKLADYRYGREEMLALYVKESKVPDELQDKEFAAVLQEEPLQPLALEPLTEEEQRNFSLSVNSVAVLRLMGKGAGPPLGGTSRGRGSTRSRGRGRGDSCFYQRSIEEGDGTFGRNPREIQRSQSWDDRGERRFEKSARRDGARSGFEEGGAGPRKEHARSDSENWRSLREEQEEEEEGSWRLGAGPRRDGDRWRSASPDGGPRSAGWREHGDRRRKFEFDLRGDRGGCGEEEGRGGGGSSHLRRCRGPDGFDDDKDGLPEWCLDDEDEEMGTFDASGAFLPLKKGPKDPIPEEQELDFQGLEEEEEEPPEGLEEEGPEAGTKELTPLPPQDEQSSSPSPLPTLGPLWGANGEGDDAVDKDLPAAEGDDTRGMQLSPGVGSPPGPPGDLEDDEGLKHLQQEAEKLVASLQDSSLEEEQFTAAIQAQGLRHSAAATALPLSHGAARKWFYKDPQGEIQGPFTTQEMAEWFQAGYFSMALLVKRGCDEGFQPLGEVIKMWGRVPFAPGPSPPPLLGNMDQERLKKQQELAAAALYQQLQHQQFLQLVSSRQLPQCALREKAALGDLPPPQQQQLTAFLQQLQALKPPRGGDQNLLPTMNRSLSVPDSGPLWDIHTSASSQSGGEASLWDIPINSSTQGPILEQLQLQHKFQERREVELRAKREEEERKRREEKRRQQQQEEQKRRQEEEELFRRKQVRQQELLLKLLQQQQAVAAVPTPPAPSSPPPLWAGLAKQGLSMKTLLELQLEGERQMHKQPPPREPSRAQAPNHRVLGGLGTAPLNQWVSEAGPLWGGPDKSGGSSGLGLWEDTLKSSGSLARSLGLKNSRSSPSLSDSYSHLSGRPVRKKTEEEEKLLKLLQGIPRPQDGFTQWCEQMLHTLSTTGSLDVPMAVAILKEVESPYDVHDYIRSCLGDTLEAKEFAKQFLERRAKQKASQQRQQQQEAWLSSGSLQTAFQTNHSTKLGPGEGSKAKRRALMLHSDPSILGEFGGGAGEEAPSSVPGRSLGSRAQTQLPPASGYSLHGPSGEIESVDDY